In a genomic window of Thiosocius teredinicola:
- a CDS encoding ParB/RepB/Spo0J family partition protein, which produces MVKKRGLGRGLDALLGASQPAAAAQNDVAANESPAASAATNSLAVDLIQRGRYQPRRNFDEDKLRELADSITAQGLVQPIVVRPIGEKKYEIIAGERRWRAAQLAGLSEIPVVIREVDDQAAMAMALIENIQRDDLNPLEEATALHRLLNEFELTHQQVAQAVGKSRTTVTNLIRLLDLEGEVKAMVEGGQLEMGHARALLALSGKMQLDAAKQVAAKGLSVRETEALVRRLSQPKPAAAAAAPAEEDPDVRRLLADLTDKLGAKVALQQGAGGKGRLVISYNTLEELEGILDHIR; this is translated from the coding sequence ATGGTAAAAAAAAGAGGTCTCGGACGCGGACTCGACGCCTTGTTGGGTGCCTCGCAACCTGCCGCTGCTGCGCAGAATGACGTAGCCGCCAACGAAAGCCCGGCAGCGTCAGCTGCAACGAATTCTCTCGCCGTCGATCTGATCCAGCGCGGTCGTTATCAACCGCGGCGCAACTTCGACGAAGACAAGCTGCGCGAACTCGCCGACTCGATCACCGCGCAGGGATTGGTGCAACCGATCGTCGTGCGTCCGATTGGTGAGAAAAAATACGAGATCATTGCCGGCGAACGGCGTTGGCGTGCGGCCCAACTCGCCGGCCTGTCCGAGATACCTGTCGTCATCCGCGAGGTCGACGACCAAGCCGCGATGGCCATGGCGCTGATTGAGAACATCCAGCGCGACGACCTCAATCCGCTGGAAGAAGCCACAGCGTTACATCGCTTGCTCAATGAGTTCGAACTGACCCACCAGCAGGTCGCGCAGGCCGTCGGCAAGTCGCGCACCACGGTGACCAACCTGATCCGGCTGCTCGACCTCGAGGGCGAGGTAAAGGCAATGGTCGAGGGCGGACAACTCGAGATGGGACATGCGCGCGCCCTGCTCGCACTCAGCGGCAAGATGCAGCTGGATGCCGCCAAGCAGGTCGCGGCCAAGGGCTTGTCGGTACGCGAAACCGAAGCGCTGGTGCGCCGTCTTTCCCAACCCAAGCCGGCTGCGGCGGCCGCCGCCCCGGCCGAAGAAGATCCCGATGTGCGTCGCCTGCTGGCCGATCTCACCGACAAACTCGGTGCCAAGGTGGCCCTGCAGCAGGGTGCCGGCGGCAAAGGCCGGCTGGTGATCAGCTACAACACCCTCGAAGAGCTCGAGGGGATTCTCGATCACATCCGCTGA
- a CDS encoding ParA family protein encodes MGRIIAVANQKGGVGKTTTAVNTAAALAAMKQRVLLVDIDPQGNATTGSGIDKHASENTTLEALMGEVPLADCLARSEAGYDVLPSNGDLTAAEVQLLDAPMREKHLEQALAPVKDSYDYILIDCPPSLNMLTLNALVAADGVLVPLQTEYYALEGLSALRSTVQQIKEHRNPRLEIEGILRTMHDPRNNLDNQVSAQLIQHFGDKVFRTIIPRNVRVAEAPSHGLPVMLYDRASRGAISYMALASEMTRRHIPQPTNTPA; translated from the coding sequence ATGGGACGAATAATCGCAGTTGCCAACCAGAAAGGCGGCGTGGGCAAAACCACGACGGCCGTGAATACGGCTGCCGCACTGGCGGCGATGAAACAGCGCGTGCTGCTCGTCGATATCGATCCGCAAGGCAACGCGACGACCGGCAGTGGCATCGACAAGCATGCGTCGGAGAACACCACCCTCGAAGCCTTGATGGGCGAAGTGCCGTTGGCCGATTGCCTGGCACGCAGTGAAGCGGGCTACGATGTGTTGCCATCTAACGGCGACCTGACTGCCGCCGAGGTACAACTGCTCGATGCGCCAATGCGCGAGAAGCACCTCGAGCAGGCACTTGCGCCAGTCAAGGACAGCTACGATTACATCCTCATCGACTGCCCGCCTTCGCTGAACATGCTGACCTTGAATGCCTTGGTTGCTGCCGACGGCGTACTGGTCCCCTTGCAGACCGAGTATTACGCACTGGAAGGCCTGTCGGCACTGCGCTCGACCGTGCAGCAGATCAAGGAACACCGCAATCCGCGGCTCGAGATCGAAGGCATCCTGCGCACCATGCACGACCCGCGCAACAACCTCGATAACCAGGTTTCAGCGCAGCTGATTCAGCATTTCGGCGACAAGGTGTTCCGTACGATCATCCCGCGCAACGTGCGCGTCGCCGAGGCACCCAGTCATGGCTTGCCGGTGATGCTGTATGATAGAGCCTCGCGCGGCGCGATCAGCTACATGGCATTGGCCAGCGAAATGACTCGTCGACACATTCCCCAACCGACCAATACGCCGGCCTGA
- the rsmG gene encoding 16S rRNA (guanine(527)-N(7))-methyltransferase RsmG, with protein MRTQVNYQVAWLRQLAEGLDVMHLPIESGRQETLLAFLGLLEKWNRTYNLTAVRDPRQMVPKHLLDSLSILPWVDKGPLLDVGTGAGLPGIPLAIVRPDIECTLLDSNGKKTRFVRQVVTDLGLPNVEVVHSRAEALQRPGHYACITARAVATLADVVACTRALLAGDGKWLVMKGARPNAEVAELPSQYQAEIHPLTVPGEVGRRHLVVASRVRSTG; from the coding sequence ATGCGTACACAAGTGAATTATCAGGTTGCCTGGCTGCGCCAGCTGGCCGAAGGGCTCGACGTCATGCATCTGCCGATCGAGAGCGGCCGGCAGGAAACCTTGCTGGCGTTTCTCGGTTTGCTGGAAAAATGGAACCGCACCTACAACCTGACCGCCGTTCGTGATCCACGCCAGATGGTGCCCAAGCACCTGTTGGACAGCCTGTCGATCTTGCCGTGGGTGGACAAAGGCCCGCTGCTCGATGTCGGCACCGGGGCGGGGCTGCCTGGCATACCGCTGGCCATCGTGCGACCGGATATCGAATGCACGTTGCTTGATAGCAACGGCAAGAAGACCCGCTTCGTGCGCCAGGTCGTCACCGACCTGGGTCTGCCGAACGTCGAAGTCGTGCATTCCCGCGCCGAGGCGTTGCAGCGTCCGGGCCACTACGCCTGCATCACGGCCAGGGCGGTCGCGACGCTGGCCGATGTGGTCGCCTGCACCCGAGCGCTGTTGGCGGGCGATGGCAAGTGGCTGGTCATGAAAGGCGCCCGGCCGAACGCCGAGGTTGCCGAACTGCCTTCGCAATACCAAGCGGAGATCCATCCGTTGACCGTGCCGGGCGAGGTAGGGCGGCGCCACCTCGTGGTCGCCTCGCGCGTCCGGTCTACCGGTTGA
- a CDS encoding glutathione S-transferase family protein produces MRKLYGVTQSRAFRPLWVMHELGLDFEQVPLDFRGDDLRAADYLALNPNGRIPTLVDDDFVLWESMAITLYLARKYDNTGLLWPSSVEGEARAWQWSFWVMTEVEAPLLSVLMHTRVLPEEKRKPEKAKRDLGLLKAPFSVLEKSLHDRDYLLGEAFSIADLNVAAVMSWCKPARVVTRDYPNLDDWLKRCLARPARKAAQKT; encoded by the coding sequence ATGCGCAAACTCTACGGTGTCACTCAATCGCGGGCATTTCGGCCACTGTGGGTAATGCATGAGCTGGGGCTCGATTTTGAGCAGGTGCCGCTGGATTTTCGCGGCGATGATCTGCGCGCTGCCGACTACCTGGCGCTAAACCCGAACGGTCGTATTCCAACGCTGGTCGACGACGATTTCGTTTTGTGGGAATCGATGGCGATCACGCTCTATCTGGCCCGCAAATACGACAACACCGGACTGCTGTGGCCGAGCTCGGTCGAGGGCGAGGCTCGCGCGTGGCAATGGTCATTCTGGGTCATGACCGAGGTCGAAGCGCCGCTCCTGAGCGTGCTGATGCACACCCGCGTGTTACCGGAGGAAAAGCGCAAGCCGGAGAAAGCAAAACGCGACCTCGGCTTGCTGAAGGCGCCATTCAGTGTTCTCGAGAAATCGCTGCACGACCGCGACTACCTGCTCGGCGAGGCGTTCAGCATTGCCGACCTGAACGTGGCAGCGGTGATGTCATGGTGCAAGCCGGCACGCGTCGTAACCCGCGACTACCCGAACCTGGATGACTGGCTGAAACGCTGCCTGGCGCGGCCTGCGCGAAAAGCCGCGCAGAAGACGTGA
- a CDS encoding MFS transporter, translating to MNDRDKKPTAERFLWLLSFAAALSFAAWQTLLNNFAVERAAFTGVEIGILQSLREVPGFLAFTTVFVLLVLREQTFAVLAIAVLGIGVALTGFFPQEYAFYATTVLMSVGFHYFFTVQKSLVLQWVSVERTPLTLGRISAARSYAAICAFAVIWVGIELWAIDYRWLYLLAGAGTVALAVWCWRAFPRFSHAVPQHKHLVMRRRYWLYYALTFMSGARRQIFIVFAGFLMVEKFGFSASDIAALFLINHLINTWAAPRIGRFVERWGERSALSIEYLGLIVIFTSYAFVESAWWAAGLFVLDHLLFAMAIAIESYFKKIADPQDMASTAGVSFTINHIAAVVIPVVFGVIWLQSHAAVFLLGAAMAAGSLALARRVPADPGPEAVAVPIANRLRSRRVAETTSLAREVPPAD from the coding sequence GTGAACGATCGCGACAAGAAACCGACCGCCGAACGTTTTCTGTGGCTGCTGAGTTTCGCCGCGGCCCTGTCGTTCGCCGCATGGCAGACCCTGCTGAACAACTTTGCGGTCGAACGGGCTGCTTTCACCGGCGTGGAGATCGGCATCCTGCAGAGCCTGCGTGAAGTGCCCGGGTTTCTCGCGTTCACCACGGTGTTCGTGTTGCTTGTGCTGCGCGAACAAACCTTCGCAGTGCTGGCAATCGCCGTACTTGGCATTGGTGTCGCGTTAACCGGGTTCTTTCCGCAAGAGTATGCGTTCTATGCCACCACCGTGTTGATGTCGGTGGGCTTCCACTACTTCTTCACCGTACAGAAATCGCTGGTGCTGCAGTGGGTTTCGGTCGAGCGAACACCGCTCACGTTGGGGCGGATATCTGCAGCGCGCTCGTATGCCGCGATCTGTGCGTTCGCTGTGATCTGGGTCGGTATCGAACTGTGGGCGATCGACTATCGCTGGCTCTACCTGCTCGCCGGTGCCGGCACTGTCGCCCTGGCCGTTTGGTGCTGGCGCGCCTTTCCGCGGTTCTCGCACGCCGTGCCACAGCACAAACACCTGGTTATGCGCCGGCGTTATTGGCTGTATTACGCACTGACCTTCATGAGCGGTGCGCGGCGTCAGATCTTCATTGTCTTTGCCGGTTTCCTTATGGTCGAAAAGTTCGGCTTTTCAGCCTCGGACATCGCCGCGCTGTTCCTGATCAATCACCTGATCAACACCTGGGCGGCGCCGCGTATCGGCCGTTTCGTGGAACGCTGGGGTGAACGCAGCGCACTGTCGATCGAGTACCTTGGACTGATCGTGATCTTTACGTCATACGCGTTCGTCGAGTCGGCGTGGTGGGCCGCGGGACTGTTCGTGCTCGACCACCTGTTGTTCGCGATGGCGATAGCGATCGAGAGCTACTTTAAAAAGATCGCCGACCCGCAGGACATGGCATCGACCGCCGGCGTCTCGTTCACGATCAACCACATCGCAGCCGTGGTCATCCCGGTGGTGTTCGGCGTGATCTGGCTGCAGTCTCACGCGGCGGTGTTTCTGTTGGGTGCGGCCATGGCAGCGGGCTCTTTGGCACTCGCCCGACGGGTACCTGCCGATCCCGGCCCTGAAGCTGTTGCCGTGCCGATTGCAAACAGGTTGCGCAGTCGACGGGTGGCGGAAACCACCTCGCTCGCCCGCGAAGTACCTCCGGCCGATTAA